In one Prosthecochloris aestuarii DSM 271 genomic region, the following are encoded:
- a CDS encoding cryptochrome/photolyase family protein, with translation MKRKTVICWFRQDLRLEDNPALFVAAEEGYVLPVYILDDSSPGTWQMGSATRCWLHHSLVSLNRSFDGKLGIFRGEPLEILKTLARQHKAEKIVWNRCYEPWRMKRDQGIKATLQAEGIEVSSFNGSLLWEPHEVLKQNNTPYRVFTPFFRRGCLNALPPRTPLPAPQRMLMADTIDNSISVQDLNLLPSIPWDSQLISHWSVGENSARQSLLRFLDQGLNGYKEGRDFPGQNHVSRLSPALHFGELSPNTVWYEAKRCGSGQDLDHFLSELGWREFAYTLLYHNHDMPEKNLQSAFDAFPWVHNDETLIRWQQGMTGYPLVDAGMRELWQTGYMHNRVRMITGSFLVKNLLLHWHYGQQWFHDCLLDADLANNSAGWQWIAGCGVDAAPYFRVFNPVRQGEKFDPDGTYTLRFVPELAKLPKKYLFNPWEAPKNILQEAGITLGKTYPEPIVDLAISRNRALSAYASIRKKKIQEK, from the coding sequence ATGAAACGTAAAACCGTTATCTGCTGGTTCCGTCAGGACCTGCGACTTGAAGACAATCCGGCTCTCTTTGTGGCAGCGGAAGAAGGATACGTACTGCCAGTCTATATCCTTGACGACTCATCTCCCGGCACCTGGCAGATGGGTAGCGCCACTCGCTGCTGGCTGCACCATTCGCTCGTCAGCCTCAACAGATCATTTGACGGAAAACTTGGCATTTTCAGAGGAGAACCCCTTGAAATACTCAAAACCCTTGCCCGTCAACATAAGGCTGAAAAGATAGTCTGGAACCGCTGTTATGAGCCCTGGCGCATGAAAAGAGACCAGGGTATCAAGGCAACACTGCAGGCTGAAGGGATTGAGGTATCAAGCTTCAACGGCTCACTGCTTTGGGAACCACATGAAGTATTGAAACAAAACAATACCCCCTACAGAGTCTTTACCCCTTTTTTCAGAAGAGGCTGTCTCAATGCTTTGCCTCCGCGCACACCTCTACCCGCACCGCAGCGCATGCTGATGGCCGATACTATTGATAACAGCATCTCGGTTCAGGACCTGAACCTTCTTCCGTCAATACCATGGGATTCGCAACTGATATCGCATTGGAGCGTTGGCGAAAACAGTGCCCGCCAAAGCCTCCTTCGGTTCCTTGACCAGGGTCTGAACGGCTATAAAGAAGGACGGGATTTTCCGGGGCAAAACCATGTTTCGCGACTCTCACCAGCACTTCATTTTGGAGAACTCTCCCCTAATACCGTCTGGTATGAAGCAAAACGATGCGGATCAGGCCAGGATCTCGATCATTTTCTCAGCGAACTCGGGTGGCGCGAGTTTGCATATACACTGCTGTATCACAACCATGACATGCCTGAAAAAAACCTTCAATCAGCATTCGATGCCTTCCCCTGGGTGCACAACGATGAAACGCTCATCCGCTGGCAGCAGGGAATGACAGGCTATCCTCTTGTCGATGCAGGTATGAGAGAACTCTGGCAAACCGGCTATATGCACAATCGGGTCCGTATGATCACAGGATCATTTCTGGTCAAAAACCTTCTTCTGCACTGGCATTACGGACAACAATGGTTCCATGACTGCCTTTTGGATGCCGACCTCGCCAATAACAGTGCCGGCTGGCAATGGATTGCGGGATGCGGTGTCGATGCCGCTCCCTATTTTCGCGTCTTCAATCCCGTCAGACAAGGAGAAAAATTCGATCCGGACGGAACCTATACCCTCCGCTTTGTGCCGGAACTCGCCAAACTGCCAAAAAAATATCTCTTCAACCCGTGGGAAGCCCCGAAAAATATCCTTCAGGAAGCCGGCATAACGCTCGGGAAAACCTATCCTGAACCCATAGTCGATCTTGCCATCTCAAGAAACAGAGCACTTTCAGCCTATGCCTCGATCAGGAAAAAGAAGATTCAGGAAAAATAA
- a CDS encoding NAD(P)/FAD-dependent oxidoreductase: MNTISERHRADILIIGGGAAGLLAALAARRKARERSIVDSDFRIVVLERNARPGAKIRISGGGKCNVTHDGAVGEMLVQGFFRKSEQRFLRPALYAFTNDDLRRMLRKRSVPTAVRDDGKVFPVSGRACDVLAAIEAELRDASVDVVTGTRVRSCLRQNGVFCIHTKMSDFFSSRLVLATGGVSYRHTGTTGDGLHIAASFGHDLVPSSPSLAPFFLRHPVAAALSGVALRDVQLSFRTPSETVSRKGDVLLTHKGLSGPACFSLSRDAADLMRRESGGEALVNFFPDFSAEDMQEMLLRHASAHGKQLIRKFLQLQSAIPSGMIPLVLKQAAIEGDIGWGSLTKNARCRLQRTLQSFSFGEVKAIPLDAGEVSAGGIALGQVNAKTMESRICRDLFLCGEILDYAGEVGGFNLQAAFSTGWLAGSSSASGSAGTGV; the protein is encoded by the coding sequence ATGAACACTATTTCGGAACGACATCGTGCCGATATTCTTATTATCGGCGGCGGAGCAGCAGGTTTGCTGGCCGCTCTTGCCGCAAGGCGTAAAGCACGCGAGCGCTCAATTGTCGATAGTGATTTCCGGATAGTCGTTCTTGAACGTAATGCGCGCCCGGGGGCGAAGATCAGGATTTCAGGCGGGGGCAAGTGCAACGTGACCCATGATGGAGCGGTCGGGGAGATGCTTGTGCAAGGCTTTTTCAGGAAATCGGAGCAACGTTTTCTCCGGCCGGCGCTGTATGCTTTCACCAATGATGACCTGCGTCGGATGTTACGGAAACGAAGTGTTCCAACTGCCGTTCGTGATGATGGGAAGGTTTTTCCTGTTTCCGGCCGCGCTTGCGATGTGCTGGCAGCTATCGAGGCGGAACTTCGTGACGCATCGGTTGATGTTGTGACAGGTACTCGAGTCCGCTCTTGTCTACGGCAGAATGGTGTGTTTTGTATTCATACGAAAATGTCGGATTTTTTTAGCAGTCGCCTTGTCCTGGCCACGGGAGGGGTGTCGTATCGTCATACCGGAACAACCGGTGATGGATTGCATATTGCGGCATCATTCGGGCACGATCTTGTGCCGTCGTCACCCTCACTTGCGCCTTTTTTTCTTCGCCATCCTGTCGCTGCAGCATTGTCAGGGGTGGCTTTGCGAGATGTGCAGCTGTCATTTCGAACGCCTTCAGAAACGGTCTCGCGAAAAGGGGACGTTCTTCTGACCCATAAGGGGCTTTCCGGGCCGGCCTGTTTTTCTTTGTCTCGAGATGCTGCCGATCTGATGAGGCGCGAGAGCGGAGGAGAGGCTCTGGTGAATTTTTTTCCTGATTTTTCCGCCGAAGATATGCAGGAAATGCTTCTGCGACACGCATCAGCTCATGGTAAGCAGTTGATACGTAAATTTCTTCAGTTGCAGTCGGCAATCCCGTCAGGAATGATTCCTCTCGTGCTCAAGCAGGCCGCAATAGAGGGCGATATCGGCTGGGGCAGTCTGACAAAAAATGCCCGCTGTAGGCTTCAACGAACCCTTCAAAGTTTTTCGTTTGGGGAAGTTAAAGCGATTCCTCTTGATGCCGGAGAGGTATCAGCGGGCGGTATTGCTTTGGGGCAGGTCAATGCTAAAACCATGGAGTCAAGGATCTGCAGGGATCTGTTTCTGTGCGGTGAAATCCTTGACTACGCCGGTGAGGTTGGAGGTTTTAATCTTCAGGCTGCATTTTCAACCGGATGGCTTGCGGGCTCTTCTTCTGCTTCCGGATCAGCCGGCACAGGAGTATGA
- a CDS encoding response regulator, translated as MKQILVIDDEPDILRLIRKILENQGGYSVTTVEKGKKAEEMIETTKFDLVITDIIMPEIEGMEIIFFLKKHSPTTKILAISGGGKLSPDGYLTIASTAGAHSVLQKPFETQELLREVEQLLYH; from the coding sequence ATGAAACAGATACTTGTCATTGACGATGAGCCAGACATTCTGAGACTGATCAGGAAAATTCTCGAAAATCAGGGTGGATATTCGGTTACGACAGTTGAAAAAGGCAAAAAGGCCGAAGAAATGATCGAAACAACAAAATTCGATCTTGTCATCACCGACATCATCATGCCTGAAATCGAAGGTATGGAAATTATTTTTTTTCTGAAAAAACACTCTCCCACAACAAAAATCCTGGCGATATCGGGAGGAGGAAAACTTTCGCCTGACGGTTATCTGACGATCGCAAGTACCGCCGGCGCTCATAGCGTTCTTCAAAAGCCGTTTGAAACACAGGAACTCTTAAGAGAGGTCGAACAGCTGCTGTATCACTGA
- a CDS encoding efflux RND transporter periplasmic adaptor subunit — protein sequence MKLSTTQKIVAGVTVVVIAILFILMMPAPLPVDTEIVRRGVLTVRLEGEGRSRVKERFTISSPVNGRLERILLDEGDSVTSNAVVARITPPSLNTREYTRAEAAMRSSEAALGAAGARERQVKVDLEQARRKYDRYTVLFEQGAVSKEEYEEVKATRDMLAKEYSAATMTTRSSRFDVDAARAVVDSALEGSFFEVRSPRDGLVLKILEKSERIIAAGTPLVEIGDAHDIELVIDVLSSDAVKVAPGMQVVIEEWGGGSALQGRVRFIEPAAVTKISSLGIEEKRVNIIIDLDEPERRLGDNYRVQADIVLWRGDNVLQVPVSSLFRGDEDWEVFTVRRGRAIVQPVTIGRRGAYEAEVIDGVREGDLVVVHPTNDLEDGMRVKTLKGR from the coding sequence ATGAAACTTTCTACAACACAGAAAATTGTTGCCGGGGTGACGGTTGTCGTCATCGCTATCCTGTTCATCCTGATGATGCCGGCTCCATTGCCGGTTGATACCGAAATCGTTCGGCGAGGAGTATTGACGGTGAGGCTTGAAGGAGAGGGCAGGAGCAGGGTAAAGGAGCGTTTTACGATATCATCGCCGGTGAATGGCAGGCTTGAGAGGATTCTCCTGGACGAAGGAGACTCTGTTACAAGCAATGCCGTTGTAGCCCGCATCACCCCTCCATCGCTCAATACCCGTGAGTACACAAGGGCCGAGGCCGCAATGCGTTCTTCGGAAGCTGCTCTGGGAGCTGCCGGTGCTCGAGAGCGACAGGTAAAGGTTGATCTTGAACAGGCCCGTCGGAAATATGATCGTTATACTGTTCTTTTTGAGCAGGGAGCGGTGTCGAAAGAGGAGTATGAAGAGGTCAAAGCCACCAGGGATATGCTTGCCAAAGAGTACAGTGCTGCCACGATGACGACCCGTTCATCCCGGTTTGATGTTGATGCTGCTCGAGCAGTTGTTGATTCTGCGCTTGAGGGCTCTTTTTTCGAAGTGCGTTCTCCCCGTGACGGTCTTGTTCTGAAGATACTTGAAAAGAGTGAGCGCATCATTGCGGCAGGAACGCCTCTGGTCGAAATTGGCGATGCCCATGATATCGAACTGGTGATAGATGTGCTTTCATCAGATGCGGTCAAGGTCGCTCCGGGTATGCAGGTCGTTATCGAGGAGTGGGGCGGTGGATCTGCTCTTCAGGGTCGTGTGCGCTTTATCGAGCCTGCAGCGGTAACCAAAATTTCCTCTCTCGGGATTGAGGAGAAGCGGGTAAATATTATTATTGACCTCGATGAGCCGGAGAGGAGGCTGGGAGATAATTACCGGGTACAGGCCGACATTGTTCTCTGGCGGGGAGACAATGTTTTGCAGGTTCCTGTCAGCAGTCTTTTTCGTGGCGACGAGGACTGGGAGGTGTTTACGGTACGTCGCGGCAGGGCTATTGTGCAGCCGGTCACTATCGGGCGGAGAGGGGCCTATGAAGCCGAAGTGATCGATGGGGTTCGGGAGGGGGATCTTGTTGTTGTCCATCCGACCAATGATCTTGAAGATGGCATGAGAGTCAAGACTCTCAAGGGTCGCTGA
- a CDS encoding ABC transporter ATP-binding protein, which translates to MNEQKRISGSPKPSWREDGVVLRVTEISKTYTMGEVKVDALKNVSADFYSGELVVLLGTSGSGKSTLLNIIGGLDTPSTGKLFFHGREMTSASDDALTAYRRESIGFVFQFYNLISSLTALENVQLVTDIASDPMAPEEALRLVGLGDRMHHFPSQLSGGEQQRVAIARAVAKRPELLLCDEPTGALDYETGKLVLEVIEKVNRELGTTTLVITHNASIAGMADRVIRLRSGGIIEVRCNENKLSPSELTW; encoded by the coding sequence ATGAATGAACAAAAAAGGATATCAGGGAGCCCGAAGCCATCATGGCGCGAGGATGGTGTTGTTCTTCGTGTAACGGAGATCAGCAAGACCTATACGATGGGGGAGGTGAAGGTTGATGCCTTGAAGAATGTGTCGGCCGATTTCTATAGCGGAGAACTTGTCGTGCTTCTGGGTACCTCTGGCAGTGGCAAATCCACGCTGCTGAACATCATTGGCGGGCTGGATACCCCCTCGACAGGAAAGCTTTTTTTTCACGGACGTGAGATGACCTCAGCGTCGGACGATGCGCTTACTGCCTACCGCAGGGAGTCTATCGGATTTGTTTTTCAGTTTTACAATCTCATTTCCAGTCTGACTGCGCTGGAGAACGTTCAGCTGGTGACCGATATCGCTTCCGATCCCATGGCTCCTGAAGAGGCACTCAGGCTTGTCGGGCTTGGCGACCGGATGCATCATTTCCCTTCACAGCTTTCAGGCGGGGAACAGCAACGGGTCGCAATTGCCCGGGCTGTGGCAAAACGTCCGGAGCTTCTTTTATGTGATGAACCGACCGGCGCACTTGATTACGAGACAGGAAAGCTCGTCCTTGAGGTTATTGAAAAAGTCAACAGGGAGCTTGGGACCACGACGCTTGTGATCACCCATAATGCATCAATTGCAGGGATGGCTGACAGGGTGATCCGTCTGAGAAGTGGAGGGATTATCGAGGTAAGGTGTAACGAAAACAAACTTTCCCCTTCAGAACTGACCTGGTAG
- a CDS encoding PAS domain S-box protein, which produces MNIPLLNEIRQPRVLWNSLLIFTPLIAIIALMSVLMYSQDKAFHLLEIKAVAKKAMSDKDQCLSNQTVNIINDLRFVADQITYSDLINKPDEQKNRQLEQTLISLANAKKNYDQLRFIDNNGMEILRINFDRNKGAWSVSKELLQNKRDRYYFQKAIMLKPYALYVSPFDLNIENNAVEQPIKPTLRFAMPVAGSNGKIKGIAIINYLGNELIDRFSEYGGPRNNSLMLVNPEGYFLYGSPDDNNWGFMYHDAHTKKTFADYFPAEWKTIRDNEEGQFITSDGLFTFRKIYPIPQDAGTNAQKYFWTTITHIPDEELRNLLPGASSYILFTAITSLIILTISLLLMVKSERNRRSRKALENLHDELQALYEHSPNHIIICTPEGELQMANKAASDFHGLSSDTIRGKRFKDLLPSSVADAIIKNLHQVATTRKPAVILDRIRKDGTVYSFQSVVFPISAEGEKPFKLGISSIDLTKRENALIQLQESQRKLQALLSNLPGMAYRCLNTPEWPMEFVSDGAFALTGYRPQELTDIVNRLSFSHLIASKDCLRLWQEVQDALQKKQPFSLRYELIQKTGKQIHVHEQGCGVYDRSGNLIALEGFIMNITDQVLFQKQIQEKEARFRTLFEGAPDAIFLADCSTGIITGVNRKASELLGKELPEIVGKHFTTLHWPDERHIAEAAFIAARQIASTADATSQPQQFNVLHKSGRKIPVEIISQKIQLGNREIFYGTFRDITLRRQAEEALQAKTLLLETVTGSLPAYISMKDRNLRYTYANSYALNKFDLTPEEVKGKCDADLFPHQLATLYSADDREVLETTTPLINKEEELALPDGTVIPVLTNKTPLISNNTVKGIVCVSMDRTEQKKVEEKTKTLQTQLHNSQKMETLGTLSGGIAHDFNNILTPIIGFTEIAIRSLPSESETIKDLDTVLRAARRAKKLVQQMLTFSRKDPPRLVIQPLSPIVEESLDLMQPSIPEKVSREIDIEPFQEMVLCDAAQIEQVIINLCTNALQAMDKENGTLRISLKKKKITNKNIVMCGAIEPDKDYALFTVGDSGRGMSEEERKKMFDPFFTTKPAGKGTGLGLSVVYGIIEEHNGAISVQTRKGSGSEITIYIPLLEDTEQPEKTLSSLRSNKSKSI; this is translated from the coding sequence ATGAACATCCCTCTTCTCAATGAGATCAGACAGCCGAGAGTGTTGTGGAATTCTCTCCTGATCTTTACCCCTCTGATAGCCATCATCGCTCTTATGAGCGTGCTAATGTACTCGCAAGACAAAGCATTTCATCTGCTGGAAATCAAGGCTGTCGCAAAAAAAGCCATGTCGGATAAAGATCAGTGCCTGTCGAATCAGACGGTCAATATCATCAATGACCTGAGGTTCGTTGCCGACCAGATAACATATTCCGATCTTATCAACAAACCGGACGAACAGAAAAACAGGCAACTCGAACAGACCTTGATCAGCCTTGCCAATGCGAAGAAAAACTATGACCAGCTCCGGTTTATCGACAACAACGGCATGGAAATCCTGCGCATCAATTTCGACAGGAATAAGGGCGCCTGGAGTGTCAGCAAAGAATTGCTGCAAAACAAGCGCGATCGCTATTATTTCCAGAAAGCAATCATGCTCAAGCCTTATGCTCTTTACGTCTCTCCTTTCGATCTCAATATTGAGAACAATGCTGTTGAGCAGCCGATCAAACCGACACTTCGTTTTGCCATGCCGGTGGCAGGCTCTAACGGCAAAATAAAAGGAATCGCGATCATCAACTACCTCGGCAATGAACTGATTGACAGATTTTCCGAATACGGAGGCCCGCGCAACAACAGCCTGATGCTCGTCAATCCTGAAGGATACTTTCTCTACGGATCTCCTGATGACAACAACTGGGGATTTATGTATCACGATGCACATACTAAAAAAACCTTCGCAGACTATTTTCCCGCTGAATGGAAGACAATCCGGGACAATGAAGAGGGCCAGTTCATTACCTCTGACGGTCTGTTTACATTCAGAAAAATCTATCCGATACCGCAGGACGCCGGCACAAATGCCCAGAAATATTTCTGGACAACCATCACCCATATTCCAGATGAAGAACTCCGCAATCTTCTGCCGGGAGCATCAAGCTATATACTGTTTACTGCAATCACCAGCCTCATCATACTCACAATATCGCTCCTCCTGATGGTTAAGTCTGAACGAAACCGGAGATCTCGCAAAGCTCTGGAAAATCTGCACGATGAGCTCCAGGCACTCTACGAACATTCTCCAAACCACATTATCATCTGCACACCTGAAGGTGAACTGCAAATGGCAAACAAGGCCGCCTCAGACTTTCACGGACTCTCTTCCGATACCATCAGGGGGAAAAGATTCAAAGATTTGCTGCCTTCCTCTGTAGCCGATGCCATTATCAAAAACTTACACCAGGTCGCCACAACACGCAAACCGGCAGTCATCCTTGACCGCATCAGAAAAGACGGAACAGTCTATTCATTTCAAAGCGTCGTTTTCCCGATCTCAGCTGAAGGTGAAAAACCGTTTAAACTCGGCATTTCAAGTATCGATCTCACAAAACGTGAAAATGCATTGATTCAACTCCAGGAAAGCCAACGCAAACTGCAGGCGCTTCTTTCAAATCTTCCGGGCATGGCATATCGATGTCTCAATACCCCGGAATGGCCTATGGAATTTGTCAGCGATGGCGCTTTTGCTTTGACAGGTTACCGTCCACAGGAACTCACCGATATCGTCAACCGTCTTTCATTCAGCCACCTCATTGCCAGCAAAGATTGCCTGCGATTATGGCAGGAGGTTCAGGATGCATTACAGAAAAAACAACCCTTCAGTCTCCGCTACGAACTGATCCAGAAAACAGGAAAACAAATTCATGTCCATGAACAGGGCTGCGGAGTATACGATCGTTCAGGAAATCTTATCGCCCTGGAAGGATTTATCATGAACATTACAGATCAGGTTCTCTTCCAGAAGCAAATTCAGGAAAAAGAAGCCCGGTTCAGAACACTTTTTGAAGGAGCCCCCGATGCCATTTTTCTTGCAGATTGTTCAACAGGTATTATTACCGGAGTCAACCGCAAAGCCTCGGAACTTCTGGGAAAGGAACTGCCTGAAATTGTAGGCAAACATTTCACGACACTGCATTGGCCGGATGAGCGGCACATCGCCGAAGCAGCCTTCATTGCCGCTCGGCAAATCGCATCGACAGCAGACGCCACAAGCCAGCCGCAACAATTCAACGTTCTGCACAAAAGCGGCAGAAAAATCCCTGTTGAGATCATCTCTCAGAAAATTCAACTGGGCAACAGAGAAATATTCTACGGCACATTCCGCGACATAACCCTTCGCAGACAAGCAGAAGAAGCCCTTCAGGCAAAAACACTTCTGCTCGAAACGGTCACAGGATCCCTGCCTGCCTATATATCCATGAAAGACCGCAACCTACGCTATACCTATGCAAACAGTTATGCGCTGAATAAATTTGACCTCACACCCGAAGAGGTCAAAGGCAAGTGCGACGCAGACCTCTTTCCTCATCAGCTTGCAACGCTCTACAGTGCTGATGACCGTGAAGTGCTGGAAACAACGACTCCTCTGATCAACAAGGAGGAGGAACTCGCACTACCCGATGGGACAGTCATTCCTGTCCTGACCAATAAAACGCCGCTGATCAGCAATAATACAGTTAAAGGAATCGTCTGCGTTTCAATGGACCGCACAGAACAGAAAAAAGTAGAAGAAAAAACCAAAACGCTTCAAACGCAGCTCCACAACAGTCAAAAAATGGAAACTCTGGGAACGCTTTCCGGCGGCATAGCCCACGATTTCAACAATATTTTAACCCCTATCATCGGCTTTACCGAGATAGCTATCCGATCGCTGCCATCGGAAAGCGAGACAATAAAAGACCTCGATACGGTACTGAGAGCGGCACGAAGAGCAAAAAAGCTTGTTCAACAGATGCTCACCTTCAGCAGAAAGGATCCTCCAAGGCTCGTCATTCAACCCCTGTCGCCTATCGTTGAAGAATCACTCGATCTCATGCAACCAAGTATTCCTGAAAAGGTATCACGTGAAATCGATATCGAACCATTCCAGGAAATGGTCCTTTGCGATGCTGCTCAGATAGAGCAGGTCATCATCAACCTCTGTACCAATGCCCTGCAGGCAATGGATAAGGAGAACGGGACACTGCGGATCAGCCTGAAAAAAAAGAAGATCACAAACAAAAATATCGTCATGTGCGGTGCCATTGAACCGGATAAAGACTATGCGCTCTTCACGGTCGGTGATAGCGGCAGGGGCATGAGCGAAGAAGAACGAAAAAAAATGTTCGACCCGTTTTTCACAACCAAACCGGCGGGAAAAGGAACCGGACTCGGACTATCGGTCGTCTACGGCATCATTGAGGAGCACAATGGCGCAATATCGGTACAGACACGCAAAGGATCAGGCTCGGAGATAACAATCTATATCCCGCTTCTGGAAGACACAGAACAACCGGAAAAAACGCTATCATCATTACGATCTAATAAATCAAAATCGATATGA
- a CDS encoding ABC transporter permease, translating into MKPLNRKLLRELLHMKGQMLAVAAVVACGISVFVSMSSVEYSLRLSKQTYYSQYRFADVFMQVKRAPSSMIDLVRTIDGVAAVRTRIIADVTLDVAGLDEPASGRLVSIPEKRRQVLNDVFLREGRYIRQGHPEEVIASETFMDANGLKLGDSVGAVINGRWKELRIVGKGLSPEYIYEVQPGAFFPDNRRFGVFWMGRDAMDASLDMTGAFNDLSLSLTHGASEKDVIQRLDQLFSRYGSLGAYGRGEQLSDRFISDEIKQLGIQITVLPTIFLAVAIFLLNIVLRRLVSTERDQIAVLKAVGYTNEEIGLHYLGFAMVPVVVGALAGTGLGAWLGVQLTGIYAAFYNFSELLYSFRLREVALSVLLSLGAAVAGAMGAVRQSVALPPAEAMRPDAPVVYKPGVLDRQAFQKKISVPVRIIVRNLERRPWKAALSVLMIAFAVAILIAGRYSYDAVNHILLVEFSQKHREDLTVLFNESRPRSVSNDLASLTGVLQQEYYRDEPARLRFAHRSRRQSITGLQHVDGLRRLVDARNRSYSLPENGLLLTTTLAGILGVSPGDTLTVEFLQGKRHTARVPVAGTIDELLGLSAYMRLDELDMMTRSPGLVSGSYLTIDGKEADALFSKLKQMPGVGGTSMLKAMQKSFEELIARSMTTSTVILTLFAAVLAFAVVYNGARISLSERSRELSSLRVLGMTRREIALILLGEQAILTIVAIPAGFLIGIVLSVMLALGLSSELYRMPVIFSNVNFIFALAVIVMVAVVSSLMVRFRLNRLDLIAVLKTRE; encoded by the coding sequence ATGAAGCCTCTCAATCGTAAACTGCTCAGGGAACTGCTGCATATGAAAGGTCAGATGCTGGCCGTAGCAGCAGTGGTCGCGTGCGGTATTTCGGTTTTTGTTTCGATGAGCAGTGTCGAGTACTCGCTGAGGCTTTCAAAGCAGACCTATTACAGCCAGTACCGTTTCGCCGATGTGTTCATGCAGGTCAAGCGTGCGCCTTCGTCCATGATCGATCTTGTGCGCACTATCGATGGCGTTGCAGCCGTACGCACACGTATCATTGCCGATGTGACGCTCGATGTGGCCGGGCTTGATGAGCCTGCCAGCGGAAGGCTGGTTTCGATACCTGAGAAACGACGGCAGGTGCTCAATGATGTTTTTCTGCGAGAGGGGCGCTATATCCGTCAGGGGCATCCGGAGGAGGTCATTGCCAGCGAGACCTTTATGGATGCCAATGGTCTCAAGTTGGGAGACAGTGTTGGCGCCGTTATCAATGGACGGTGGAAAGAACTTCGGATTGTTGGAAAAGGGCTTTCGCCGGAGTATATCTATGAAGTTCAGCCAGGTGCATTTTTTCCCGATAATCGGCGTTTTGGTGTTTTCTGGATGGGGCGCGATGCTATGGATGCATCGCTCGACATGACTGGAGCATTCAATGATCTCTCTCTCTCACTCACTCACGGAGCCTCGGAAAAAGATGTTATTCAGCGGCTTGATCAACTTTTCAGTCGCTATGGTTCTCTTGGTGCTTACGGGAGAGGCGAGCAGTTATCAGATCGCTTTATCTCGGACGAGATCAAACAGCTCGGGATTCAGATTACTGTTCTTCCGACGATCTTTCTTGCCGTTGCAATCTTTCTGCTCAATATTGTTCTGCGTCGTCTGGTAAGCACAGAGAGGGATCAGATCGCGGTTTTAAAAGCCGTGGGTTATACCAATGAGGAGATTGGTCTGCACTATCTTGGTTTTGCAATGGTGCCGGTCGTCGTTGGTGCTCTTGCCGGAACCGGGTTAGGGGCATGGCTTGGCGTTCAGCTGACCGGGATCTATGCGGCTTTTTACAATTTTTCCGAACTTCTCTACTCGTTCAGGCTACGGGAGGTCGCTCTTTCGGTACTGCTCAGTCTTGGGGCCGCAGTTGCTGGTGCGATGGGTGCTGTCAGACAGTCTGTCGCTCTTCCTCCTGCCGAAGCGATGCGTCCGGATGCGCCTGTGGTCTATAAGCCCGGGGTCCTTGACCGGCAGGCGTTTCAGAAGAAAATTTCCGTTCCTGTGCGCATCATCGTCCGTAATCTTGAACGGCGACCCTGGAAAGCGGCTCTCTCTGTGCTCATGATTGCGTTTGCTGTGGCTATTCTGATTGCCGGACGCTATAGTTATGACGCAGTCAATCACATATTGCTGGTGGAGTTCAGCCAAAAACATCGGGAGGACCTGACTGTTTTGTTTAACGAGTCCCGGCCACGTTCGGTAAGCAATGATCTGGCATCACTCACAGGGGTGCTTCAGCAGGAGTATTATCGTGATGAACCGGCGCGTTTACGTTTTGCGCACCGATCACGCCGGCAGAGTATCACGGGCCTTCAGCATGTTGATGGGTTGAGGAGACTGGTTGATGCTCGAAACAGAAGCTATTCTCTGCCTGAGAACGGTCTTCTTCTGACGACGACTCTTGCCGGTATTCTGGGGGTCTCGCCCGGAGATACCTTGACGGTTGAGTTTCTGCAGGGAAAACGTCATACCGCCAGGGTGCCGGTGGCGGGGACTATTGACGAACTGCTTGGCCTGTCTGCCTATATGCGCCTGGATGAGCTTGATATGATGACCAGGTCTCCCGGGTTGGTGAGCGGCTCTTATCTCACGATCGACGGGAAAGAGGCTGATGCTCTTTTCTCGAAGCTGAAGCAGATGCCGGGAGTGGGCGGCACGTCTATGCTGAAAGCGATGCAGAAAAGTTTTGAAGAGCTTATTGCACGCAGTATGACGACGTCAACCGTCATTCTGACCTTATTTGCCGCAGTGCTCGCTTTTGCAGTCGTGTACAACGGGGCGAGAATTTCACTTTCTGAACGCTCAAGGGAGTTGTCGAGTCTTCGAGTGCTCGGTATGACGCGGCGGGAGATCGCGCTGATTCTTCTGGGTGAACAGGCGATTCTGACAATCGTGGCCATACCGGCAGGATTTCTTATCGGTATTGTGCTTTCTGTTATGCTTGCTCTGGGGTTGAGTTCGGAACTCTACAGGATGCCTGTGATTTTCAGTAACGTCAATTTTATTTTTGCTCTGGCTGTTATTGTCATGGTTGCTGTCGTGTCAAGCCTTATGGTCCGTTTTCGCCTCAACAGGCTTGATCTGATCGCTGTATTGAAAACAAGGGAGTAG